Proteins co-encoded in one Pseudomonas beijingensis genomic window:
- the metF gene encoding methylenetetrahydrofolate reductase [NAD(P)H], with protein sequence MSQDRRYSFEFFPTKTDAGHEKLIATARQLASYNPDFFSCTYGAGGSTRDRTLNTVLQLESEVKIPAAPHLSCVGDSKDDLRSLLSQYKAAGIKRIVALRGDLPSGMGMASGELRHANELVSFIREETGEHFHIEVAAYPEMHPQARNFEDDLRNFVRKANAGASSAITQYFFNADSYFYFVERIRKLGVDIPVVPGIMPITNYSKLARFSDACGAEIPRWIRKQLEAYGDDSASIQSFGEEVITQMCERLLQGGAPGLHFYTLNQAEPSLAVWKNLKLPR encoded by the coding sequence ATGTCCCAAGACCGTCGCTACAGCTTCGAGTTCTTCCCGACGAAGACCGATGCTGGGCATGAAAAACTGATCGCCACTGCCCGCCAGTTGGCCAGCTACAACCCCGACTTCTTCTCCTGCACCTATGGCGCCGGCGGTTCTACCCGTGACCGCACCCTGAACACCGTGTTGCAGCTCGAAAGCGAAGTCAAAATCCCGGCCGCGCCGCACCTGTCCTGCGTCGGCGACAGCAAGGACGACCTGCGCAGCCTGCTGTCCCAATACAAGGCCGCTGGCATCAAGCGCATCGTTGCCCTGCGTGGCGACCTGCCCTCGGGCATGGGCATGGCCAGCGGTGAGCTGCGCCACGCCAACGAACTGGTGAGCTTCATTCGTGAAGAAACCGGCGAACACTTCCACATCGAAGTGGCGGCGTATCCGGAAATGCACCCGCAAGCACGCAACTTCGAAGACGATCTGCGCAATTTCGTGCGCAAGGCCAACGCTGGCGCCAGCAGCGCGATTACCCAGTACTTCTTCAACGCCGACAGTTATTTCTACTTCGTCGAACGTATCCGCAAGCTGGGCGTCGACATTCCTGTCGTGCCGGGCATCATGCCGATCACCAACTACAGCAAGCTGGCGCGCTTCTCCGACGCATGCGGTGCAGAAATCCCACGCTGGATCCGCAAGCAACTGGAAGCCTATGGCGATGACTCCGCGAGCATCCAAAGCTTCGGCGAGGAAGTCATCACACAAATGTGTGAGCGGTTGCTGCAAGGCGGTGCACCGGGGCTGCATTTCTATACCCTTAACCAGGCCGAGCCCAGCCTCGCGGTATGGAAAAACCTCAAGCTGCCGCGTTGA
- a CDS encoding flavin monoamine oxidase family protein, whose translation MSAGWLRACALVMIGLFSVSALAKDKQPTAIVIGGGLAGLTAAYELQNKGWAVTLLEAKPSLGGRSGMATSEWIGNEKTQPVLNKYVSTFKLSTTPAPEFVRTPSYLIDGTYFTAADLATKQPATAEALKRYETTLDDLARSIEDPQNPAANNTLHALDQITVSNWLDRLQLPATARQLVNQEIRTRYDEPSRLSLLYFAQQNRVYRGVSDRDLRASRLLGGSPVLAQAFVKQLKTIKTNSPVSAISQDKDGVTVKVGSVGYQADYVVLAVPLRALNKIQLTPALDAQHQGAIKGTNYGWRDQIMLKFKTPVWDSKARMSGEIYSNTGLGMMWIEPAMKGGANVVINLSGDNARVMQAFGDKQMVDQVLIRLHAFYPQARGAFTGYEIRRYSTDPSMGGAYLAFGPGQISKYWRLWEKPLQRVAFAGEHTDTLYPGTLEGALRSGQRAASQVEDLAAGKSFEPAKVAPAATAAAAGAVAAKKGNFFSNLFGGSDDDKKPEPVKAPEPVAPAPVPAPAPAPAPVEPPAPAPAKVEPAKKAATKPAPKKPAAKAPAKKAPVKKATPAKKPAAKPAATTPTATETKAQ comes from the coding sequence ATGTCTGCTGGTTGGCTGCGCGCCTGTGCGCTGGTAATGATAGGGCTGTTCAGCGTTTCGGCGCTGGCCAAGGACAAACAACCGACGGCCATCGTCATCGGCGGCGGCCTGGCGGGGCTCACCGCGGCCTATGAGTTGCAGAACAAAGGCTGGGCCGTGACGCTGCTGGAAGCCAAGCCGAGCCTGGGCGGTCGCTCGGGCATGGCCACCAGCGAATGGATCGGCAACGAGAAGACTCAGCCGGTGCTGAACAAGTACGTCTCCACCTTCAAGCTGAGCACCACGCCGGCTCCGGAATTCGTGCGCACCCCCAGCTACCTGATCGACGGCACCTACTTTACCGCCGCCGACCTGGCGACCAAGCAGCCGGCCACCGCCGAAGCCCTCAAGCGCTACGAAACCACCCTGGATGATCTGGCGCGCTCCATCGAAGACCCGCAAAACCCGGCGGCCAACAACACGTTGCACGCGTTGGACCAGATCACCGTGTCCAACTGGCTCGATCGCCTGCAACTGCCGGCCACGGCGCGTCAGTTGGTGAACCAGGAAATCCGTACCCGTTATGACGAACCTTCGCGCCTGTCGCTGCTGTATTTCGCCCAGCAGAACCGCGTTTATCGCGGCGTGTCCGACCGCGACCTGCGGGCCTCGCGCCTGCTCGGCGGCAGTCCGGTGCTGGCCCAGGCGTTCGTCAAACAACTGAAGACCATCAAGACCAACTCGCCGGTGTCGGCCATCTCCCAGGACAAGGACGGCGTGACCGTGAAGGTCGGCAGCGTTGGCTACCAGGCTGACTATGTGGTGCTGGCGGTGCCGTTGCGGGCGCTGAACAAGATCCAGCTGACCCCAGCCCTGGATGCCCAGCATCAAGGCGCGATCAAGGGTACCAACTACGGCTGGCGCGACCAGATCATGCTCAAGTTCAAGACCCCGGTCTGGGACAGCAAGGCGCGCATGTCGGGCGAGATCTACAGCAACACCGGCCTGGGCATGATGTGGATCGAGCCGGCCATGAAGGGCGGCGCCAACGTGGTCATCAACCTGTCCGGCGACAACGCCCGGGTGATGCAAGCCTTCGGCGACAAGCAGATGGTCGATCAGGTGCTGATCCGCCTGCACGCGTTTTATCCACAGGCCCGTGGCGCGTTCACCGGCTATGAGATCCGCCGCTACAGTACCGACCCATCCATGGGCGGCGCGTACCTGGCCTTTGGCCCGGGCCAGATCAGCAAGTACTGGCGCCTGTGGGAAAAGCCATTGCAACGCGTAGCCTTTGCCGGCGAGCACACCGACACCTTGTATCCGGGCACTCTGGAAGGTGCGTTGCGCAGCGGCCAGCGGGCAGCCAGCCAGGTTGAAGACCTGGCGGCCGGCAAGTCGTTTGAACCGGCCAAGGTGGCTCCGGCGGCCACAGCGGCAGCGGCCGGTGCGGTGGCCGCGAAGAAGGGCAACTTCTTCAGCAACCTGTTTGGCGGTTCGGATGACGACAAGAAGCCGGAGCCGGTGAAGGCGCCAGAGCCGGTAGCACCTGCTCCCGTGCCGGCCCCCGCCCCAGCGCCGGCCCCGGTGGAGCCTCCCGCGCCAGCCCCGGCGAAGGTTGAGCCGGCCAAGAAAGCCGCGACCAAACCAGCGCCGAAAAAACCAGCCGCCAAGGCCCCGGCTAAAAAAGCGCCGGTGAAGAAAGCTACGCCGGCGAAGAAACCGGCGGCCAAGCCGGCAGCGACAACGCCGACAGCGACTGAGACCAAGGCTCAGTAA
- a CDS encoding MFS transporter, producing the protein MPLALLALAVAAFGIGTTEFVIMGLLPDVARDLAVSIPQAGLLITGYALGVVFGAPILAIGTANMPRKATLLGMTLMFILGNVLCALAPNYTTLMAARVITALCHGAFFGIGSVVAAGLVAPNKRAQAIAMMFTGLTLANVLGVPLGTALGQYAGWRSTFWAVSIIGVIAAIAQWVWLPKEIPMDKANLASEFKVLGKVNVLLALGMSVLASTSLFSVFTYIAPILQDITGVSPHGITVMLLLFGVGLTAGSFLGGRLADRRLLPALVGMALAVVLVLAAFSQTSRSVIPAAITLVLWGIFAFALCPILQLLIIDQAHEAPNLGSTLNQSAFNLGNAAGAWMGGLVVASGADLADLPWTGAAVGGLTVLTALFFIHRQRRLAAVVV; encoded by the coding sequence ATGCCACTCGCCTTGCTTGCTTTGGCCGTTGCCGCTTTTGGCATCGGCACGACTGAATTCGTCATCATGGGCCTGTTGCCCGATGTCGCCCGGGACCTGGCCGTGAGCATTCCCCAGGCCGGGCTGCTGATCACCGGCTACGCCCTGGGCGTGGTGTTCGGCGCGCCGATCCTGGCGATCGGCACCGCCAACATGCCGCGCAAGGCCACGCTATTGGGCATGACCTTGATGTTCATTCTTGGCAATGTGCTCTGCGCCCTGGCGCCGAACTACACCACGCTGATGGCCGCCCGGGTCATCACCGCACTGTGCCACGGAGCGTTCTTTGGCATTGGTTCGGTGGTGGCAGCCGGGTTGGTGGCGCCAAACAAACGAGCCCAGGCGATTGCCATGATGTTCACCGGCCTGACCCTGGCGAACGTGCTGGGCGTCCCGTTGGGCACGGCCCTGGGTCAATACGCCGGCTGGCGCTCGACCTTCTGGGCGGTCTCGATCATCGGCGTGATCGCCGCCATCGCCCAATGGGTCTGGCTGCCCAAGGAAATCCCCATGGACAAAGCCAACCTGGCCAGCGAGTTCAAGGTCCTGGGCAAGGTCAACGTATTGCTCGCCCTGGGCATGAGCGTGCTGGCCTCCACCAGTTTGTTCAGCGTGTTCACCTACATCGCGCCGATCCTGCAGGACATCACCGGTGTCAGCCCCCACGGCATCACCGTCATGTTGCTGCTGTTCGGCGTCGGTCTGACGGCGGGCAGTTTCCTCGGCGGGCGCCTGGCGGACCGGCGCCTGCTGCCTGCGCTGGTGGGCATGGCCTTGGCCGTGGTGCTGGTGCTGGCCGCGTTCAGCCAGACCAGCCGGTCGGTGATCCCGGCGGCGATCACCCTGGTGCTGTGGGGCATCTTCGCCTTCGCCCTGTGCCCAATCCTGCAACTGCTGATCATCGACCAGGCCCATGAAGCACCGAACCTCGGCTCCACGCTCAACCAGAGCGCATTCAATCTGGGCAACGCGGCCGGGGCCTGGATGGGTGGATTGGTGGTGGCCAGTGGTGCCGACCTGGCGGATCTACCGTGGACCGGAGCAGCGGTCGGCGGCCTCACGGTATTGACCGCCTTGTTCTTTATTCATCGCCAACGACGCTTGGCAGCAGTCGTTGTTTGA
- a CDS encoding MAPEG family protein, giving the protein MTVALWCVLIAFLLPYLCIGIAKAGGKYRLQDNHDPRDFLDSLEGAPRRAFAAQLNSFEISPFFAAAVIVAHLAGNAELVTINVLAVLFITSRLLYIICYLADWAILRSLVWFVGVGLVLSFFFVSV; this is encoded by the coding sequence ATGACGGTTGCCCTGTGGTGTGTATTGATTGCTTTTCTCCTGCCTTACTTGTGTATCGGGATCGCCAAGGCCGGTGGGAAATACCGGTTGCAGGATAACCACGACCCCCGGGATTTTCTCGACTCGCTCGAAGGCGCTCCCCGACGTGCCTTCGCCGCGCAACTGAACAGTTTTGAAATCAGCCCGTTCTTTGCCGCCGCCGTGATCGTCGCGCACCTGGCCGGCAATGCCGAGCTGGTGACTATCAACGTGTTGGCGGTGCTGTTCATCACCAGCCGTCTGCTCTACATCATTTGTTATCTGGCGGACTGGGCGATTCTGCGTTCGCTGGTGTGGTTCGTGGGGGTGGGGTTGGTCTTGAGTTTCTTTTTCGTTTCGGTCTGA
- the ahcY gene encoding adenosylhomocysteinase — MSAVITPAAFTDYKVADMSLAAWGRREIIIAESEMPALMGLRRKYSGEQPLKGAKILGCIHMTIQTAVLIETLVALGAEVRWSSCNIFSTQDQAAAAIAAAGIPVFAWKGETEQEYEWCLEQTILKDGQPWDTNMILDDGGDLTELLHKKYPAVLDKVHGVTEETTTGVHRLLDMLAKGELKIPAINVNDSVTKSKNDNKYGCRHSLNDAIKRGTDHLLSGKQALVIGYGDVGKGSSQSLRQEGMIVKVSEVDPICAMQACMDGFELVSPFIDGINDGTEASIDKALLGKIDLIVTTTGNVNVCDANMLKALKKRAVVCNIGHFDNEIDTAFMRKNWAWEEVKPQVHKVHRTGTGSFDPQNDDYLILLAEGRLVNLGNATGHPSRIMDGSFANQVLAQIFLFGQKYADLSPAQKAERLTVEVLPKKLDEEVALEMVRGFGGVVTQLTKQQADYIGVTVEGPFKPHAYRY, encoded by the coding sequence ATGAGCGCTGTTATCACGCCTGCCGCTTTTACCGACTACAAAGTCGCCGACATGTCCCTGGCTGCCTGGGGCCGTCGCGAAATCATCATCGCCGAATCCGAAATGCCAGCCTTGATGGGCCTGCGTCGCAAGTACTCTGGCGAACAGCCATTGAAGGGCGCAAAAATCCTCGGCTGCATCCACATGACCATCCAGACCGCCGTGCTGATCGAAACCCTGGTTGCCCTGGGCGCCGAAGTCCGCTGGTCGTCCTGCAACATCTTCTCGACCCAGGACCAGGCCGCTGCCGCCATCGCCGCTGCCGGCATCCCGGTTTTCGCCTGGAAAGGCGAGACCGAACAAGAGTACGAGTGGTGCCTGGAGCAGACCATCCTCAAGGATGGCCAGCCATGGGACACCAACATGATCCTCGACGACGGCGGTGACCTGACCGAGCTGCTGCACAAGAAATACCCGGCCGTGCTGGACAAGGTCCACGGCGTGACCGAAGAAACCACCACCGGCGTACACCGCCTGCTGGACATGCTGGCCAAGGGCGAGCTGAAAATCCCGGCCATCAACGTCAACGACTCGGTGACCAAGAGCAAGAACGACAACAAGTACGGCTGCCGTCACAGCCTCAACGACGCCATCAAGCGCGGCACCGACCACCTGTTGTCGGGCAAGCAAGCGCTGGTGATCGGCTACGGTGACGTGGGCAAGGGTTCGTCCCAGTCCCTGCGTCAGGAAGGCATGATCGTCAAGGTTTCCGAAGTCGATCCGATTTGTGCCATGCAGGCTTGCATGGACGGTTTCGAGCTGGTTTCGCCGTTCATCGACGGGATCAACGACGGCACCGAAGCCAGCATCGACAAGGCCCTGCTGGGCAAGATCGACCTGATCGTGACCACCACCGGCAACGTCAACGTCTGCGATGCCAACATGCTCAAGGCCCTGAAGAAGCGCGCCGTTGTCTGCAACATCGGTCACTTCGACAATGAAATCGACACTGCTTTCATGCGCAAGAACTGGGCATGGGAAGAAGTGAAGCCACAGGTGCACAAGGTTCACCGCACCGGCACTGGCAGCTTCGACCCACAGAACGACGACTACCTGATCCTGCTGGCCGAAGGTCGCCTGGTCAACCTGGGCAACGCCACCGGTCACCCAAGCCGCATCATGGACGGTTCGTTCGCCAACCAGGTCCTGGCCCAGATCTTCCTGTTCGGCCAGAAGTACGCCGACCTGTCGCCGGCCCAGAAAGCCGAGCGCCTGACCGTGGAAGTACTGCCCAAGAAACTCGACGAAGAAGTGGCCCTGGAAATGGTTCGCGGTTTCGGCGGCGTGGTCACCCAACTGACCAAGCAACAGGCTGACTACATCGGCGTCACCGTCGAAGGCCCGTTCAAGCCGCACGCTTACCGCTACTGA
- a CDS encoding YceI family protein: MLKKTLAALAIGSALLSAGQAMAADYVVDKEGQHAFVDFKISHLGYSYITGTFKDIDGKFSFDAAKPEASKIEFNVNTASVFTNHAERDKHIASADFLNASKFGKATFVSTSVKSTGKNADGKETADVTGDLTLLGVTKPVVVKATFLGEGKDPWGGYRAGFEGTTSIKRSDFGKQKDLGPTSDAVELYVSFEGVKAK; this comes from the coding sequence ATGTTGAAAAAGACGCTCGCCGCCCTGGCAATTGGTTCTGCCCTGCTGTCGGCCGGTCAGGCCATGGCTGCCGACTACGTCGTCGACAAGGAAGGCCAGCACGCCTTCGTCGACTTCAAGATCAGCCACCTGGGCTATAGCTACATCACCGGTACCTTCAAGGACATCGACGGCAAGTTCAGCTTCGACGCCGCCAAGCCTGAAGCCAGCAAGATCGAGTTCAACGTGAATACCGCCAGTGTGTTCACCAATCACGCCGAGCGCGACAAGCACATCGCCAGCGCTGATTTCCTGAACGCCAGCAAATTCGGCAAGGCCACCTTCGTTTCCACCAGCGTCAAATCCACCGGCAAAAACGCCGATGGCAAGGAAACCGCCGATGTGACCGGTGACCTGACCCTGCTGGGCGTGACCAAGCCGGTTGTGGTCAAGGCCACCTTCCTGGGTGAAGGCAAGGATCCATGGGGCGGCTACCGTGCGGGCTTCGAAGGCACCACCAGCATCAAGCGTTCGGACTTCGGCAAGCAGAAAGACCTGGGTCCAACCTCCGATGCGGTCGAACTGTACGTCTCGTTTGAAGGTGTCAAAGCGAAGTAA
- a CDS encoding acyl-CoA thioesterase — protein sequence MNFHTRKWVKPEDLNPNGTLFGGSLLRWIDEEAAIYAIVQLGNQRVVTKYISEINFVSASRQGDIIELGITATEFGRTSITLTCEVRNKITRKSILTVEKMVFVNLGEDGLPAPHGRTEITYVKDQFKDDVVA from the coding sequence ATGAATTTCCACACCCGCAAATGGGTCAAGCCCGAAGACCTCAACCCCAACGGCACGCTGTTCGGCGGCAGCCTGTTGCGCTGGATCGACGAAGAAGCGGCGATCTACGCCATCGTCCAGCTTGGCAACCAGCGCGTGGTCACCAAGTACATCTCGGAAATCAATTTCGTCAGCGCTTCGCGCCAGGGCGACATCATCGAGCTGGGCATTACCGCCACCGAGTTTGGCCGCACCTCCATCACCCTGACCTGCGAGGTGCGCAACAAAATCACCCGCAAAAGCATCTTGACCGTGGAGAAGATGGTCTTCGTCAACCTTGGCGAAGACGGCCTGCCCGCGCCTCATGGGCGGACCGAGATCACCTACGTCAAGGATCAGTTCAAGGACGATGTCGTCGCGTGA
- a CDS encoding cytochrome b produces MQLRNSSSRYGWVSIAVHWGVALVVYGLFALGLWMVGLDYYSTWRKDAPDLHKSIGLVLLAVMLLRVIWRFVSPPPPTLPTYGRLTRVGAKLGHSALYLGLFAVMIAGYLISTADGVGIPVFGLFEVPALVSGLPDQADVAGEIHFYLAWALVIFSGLHALAALKHHFIDRDATLKRMLGRQA; encoded by the coding sequence ATGCAGCTTCGCAACTCTTCTTCTCGCTATGGCTGGGTCAGTATCGCTGTGCACTGGGGCGTTGCGCTGGTGGTGTACGGGCTGTTCGCCCTGGGCCTGTGGATGGTCGGCCTGGATTACTACAGCACCTGGCGCAAAGATGCGCCGGACCTGCACAAGAGCATTGGCCTGGTGCTGCTGGCGGTCATGTTGCTGCGGGTGATCTGGCGGTTTGTCAGCCCGCCACCACCGACCCTGCCAACCTATGGCCGCCTGACCCGCGTCGGCGCCAAGCTTGGCCATAGCGCACTGTATCTCGGGTTGTTCGCCGTGATGATTGCCGGTTACCTGATTTCCACCGCAGACGGTGTCGGGATTCCGGTGTTTGGCCTGTTTGAAGTACCCGCGCTGGTGTCCGGACTGCCCGATCAGGCAGACGTCGCCGGTGAGATTCACTTCTACCTGGCATGGGCGCTGGTGATTTTTTCCGGCCTTCATGCGTTGGCAGCATTGAAACACCACTTTATCGACCGTGACGCGACCCTCAAGCGAATGCTGGGGCGCCAAGCCTGA
- a CDS encoding DEAD/DEAH box helicase, whose product MSFASLGLSEALVGAIEAAGYTQPTPVQQRAIPAVLQGRDLMVAAQTGTGKTGGFALPILERLFPNGHPDKSQRHGPRQPRVLVLTPTRELAAQVHESFKVYARDLKFVSACIFGGVGMNPQVQAMSRGVDVLVACPGRLLDLAGQGSVDLSHVEILVLDEADRMLDMGFVHDVKKVLARLPAKRQNLLFSATFSKDITDLAGKLLHNPERIEVTPPNTTVERIEQRVFRLAASHKRALLAHLITAGAWEQVLVFTRTKHGANRLAEYLDKHGLPAVAIHGNKSQNARTKALADFKAGEVRILVATDIAARGLDIDQLPHVVNFELPNVDEDYVHRIGRTGRAGRSGEAISLVAPDEEKLLKSIERMTKQKIADGDLMGFDASTIEAEKPEVRERPDVRNPRNARGPRGDGPNGGGGGGGRKDKGKDKGKEKSASNSNGRGERPAREQKPREGTPAREQQRPAPRAAADRAPDEFLDDDVDNFGNRVDYVPQQKPAQGRGRRPGAPAQGAGAGAPRSGQPQGRQNGPRNSNGSSTGTPPAKRSGPRNGAPRDGQARRDDTRPRRPARDDQPRQEPAVQNPRSNQPKIMHKESKADRFPTPEQLDQLPSRPRGEKPALLTRNR is encoded by the coding sequence ATGTCCTTTGCTTCCCTCGGTCTCTCCGAGGCTTTAGTCGGCGCCATCGAAGCCGCCGGCTATACCCAGCCTACCCCGGTGCAACAGCGGGCCATTCCCGCCGTGTTGCAAGGTCGCGACCTGATGGTCGCGGCGCAGACAGGTACTGGTAAAACCGGCGGTTTCGCCCTTCCGATTCTGGAGCGGTTGTTTCCCAACGGTCACCCAGACAAATCCCAGCGTCATGGCCCGCGCCAACCGCGCGTACTGGTCCTGACCCCTACCCGCGAACTGGCGGCCCAGGTACACGAGAGCTTCAAGGTCTACGCTCGCGACCTGAAGTTCGTCAGCGCCTGCATTTTTGGCGGCGTCGGCATGAACCCCCAGGTCCAGGCCATGTCCCGTGGCGTCGATGTACTGGTGGCCTGCCCCGGTCGCTTGCTTGACCTGGCCGGCCAGGGCAGCGTCGACTTGTCCCACGTTGAAATCCTCGTGCTGGACGAAGCCGACCGCATGCTCGACATGGGCTTCGTCCATGACGTGAAGAAAGTTCTCGCCCGCCTGCCCGCCAAGCGCCAGAACCTGCTGTTTTCGGCGACGTTCTCCAAGGACATCACCGACCTGGCCGGCAAGCTGCTGCACAACCCGGAGCGCATCGAAGTCACGCCGCCGAACACCACGGTCGAGCGTATCGAACAGCGTGTGTTCCGCCTGGCGGCCAGCCACAAGCGTGCCTTGCTGGCGCACCTGATCACCGCTGGCGCCTGGGAACAGGTCCTGGTGTTCACCCGTACCAAGCACGGCGCCAATCGCCTGGCCGAGTACTTGGACAAGCATGGCCTGCCAGCCGTGGCGATCCACGGCAACAAGAGCCAGAACGCCCGTACCAAGGCCCTGGCCGATTTCAAGGCCGGCGAAGTGCGCATCCTCGTGGCCACCGACATCGCCGCCCGTGGCCTGGACATCGACCAGTTGCCCCACGTGGTCAACTTCGAGTTGCCGAACGTTGATGAAGATTACGTTCACCGTATCGGCCGTACCGGCCGGGCCGGTCGTTCGGGCGAAGCGATCTCGCTGGTCGCGCCGGACGAAGAAAAGCTGCTCAAAAGCATCGAGCGCATGACCAAGCAGAAAATTGCCGACGGCGACCTGATGGGCTTCGATGCCAGCACCATCGAGGCCGAGAAGCCTGAAGTACGCGAACGTCCGGATGTGCGCAATCCGCGCAATGCCCGTGGCCCACGCGGTGACGGCCCGAACGGCGGTGGTGGTGGCGGCGGTCGCAAAGACAAAGGCAAGGACAAGGGCAAGGAAAAATCGGCCAGCAACAGCAATGGCCGCGGCGAACGCCCTGCCCGCGAGCAGAAGCCCCGCGAAGGCACCCCGGCCCGTGAGCAGCAGCGCCCGGCCCCGCGCGCCGCAGCCGATCGTGCTCCAGACGAGTTCCTGGACGACGACGTAGACAACTTCGGTAACCGCGTCGACTACGTGCCGCAGCAGAAACCGGCCCAGGGCCGCGGTCGTCGCCCAGGTGCCCCGGCACAGGGCGCCGGTGCAGGCGCTCCGCGCAGTGGCCAGCCACAAGGCCGCCAGAACGGTCCGCGCAACAGCAACGGCTCGTCCACCGGCACCCCGCCGGCCAAGCGCAGCGGCCCACGCAACGGCGCCCCGCGTGACGGCCAGGCCCGTCGCGACGACACCCGCCCGCGCCGTCCGGCCCGTGACGACCAGCCTCGCCAGGAACCCGCCGTGCAGAACCCGCGCAGCAACCAGCCGAAGATCATGCACAAGGAATCGAAAGCCGATCGCTTCCCGACGCCTGAGCAGCTGGATCAACTGCCAAGCCGCCCACGGGGCGAAAAACCGGCATTGCTGACGCGCAATCGCTGA
- a CDS encoding EamA family transporter encodes MLATALVLVAALLHAAWNTLIKFSGERLLVVACMDSVALLVVALALGFVAWPPLEIWPWILASAAFELLYRYLLIQAYRVGDLGLVYPLMRGLSPLVVLALTFVFAGEALTTQQVIGILLIPFGMLCLLWQGGGGDRLPWSMLPVVALIGLCIGCYTFIDGHALRRWSQPLDYLVWVTLLSAWPFPLLALVSKRPAFMRFWREQWRLGLAVGFCVLFSYALVLWAMQLGSIAEAAALREISVILVVLFGMRYLKEPFGLPRLLACGLVLVGMLVMKF; translated from the coding sequence GTGCTTGCGACGGCTTTGGTGTTGGTAGCGGCGCTGTTGCATGCGGCGTGGAATACGCTGATCAAGTTCAGCGGCGAACGTTTGCTGGTGGTGGCGTGCATGGACAGTGTCGCCTTGCTGGTCGTCGCATTGGCCCTGGGTTTCGTGGCATGGCCGCCGTTGGAAATCTGGCCGTGGATCCTGGCGTCGGCGGCGTTCGAGCTGTTGTACCGCTATTTGCTGATCCAGGCTTATCGGGTCGGTGACCTGGGGTTGGTCTATCCACTGATGCGTGGCCTGTCGCCGCTGGTGGTGCTGGCCCTGACGTTTGTTTTCGCCGGTGAAGCGCTGACGACCCAGCAGGTCATCGGTATTTTGCTGATCCCGTTCGGCATGCTTTGCCTGTTGTGGCAGGGCGGTGGCGGTGACCGGCTGCCCTGGTCGATGTTGCCGGTGGTGGCGTTGATCGGCCTGTGCATCGGTTGCTACACCTTTATCGACGGCCACGCCCTGCGGCGTTGGTCCCAGCCGCTGGACTACCTGGTCTGGGTCACGCTGCTCAGTGCCTGGCCGTTCCCATTGCTGGCGCTGGTGAGCAAACGGCCGGCGTTCATGCGATTCTGGCGCGAACAATGGCGGCTGGGGTTGGCGGTCGGATTCTGCGTATTGTTCAGCTACGCTCTGGTGCTGTGGGCCATGCAACTGGGCTCGATTGCCGAAGCGGCGGCGCTGCGGGAGATCAGCGTGATCCTGGTGGTGCTGTTCGGCATGCGTTACTTGAAAGAACCTTTCGGTTTGCCGCGGCTCTTAGCCTGCGGGCTGGTGTTGGTTGGCATGCTGGTGATGAAGTTCTGA